The Acidimicrobiales bacterium genomic sequence TGAGAGTGAGCCTGCGCGTCGGGGCCAGCACTAAAGGCCCTCCACTGCGCCAAGGTCCTCTAGGTATCCCACGCAGGTGGGCCACCTGAACGTCAGCATCCCGCCGAATGGCTCGCCGTTCCAGGTCTCGATGGCCGACCGAGGACCCAATCGAGCGCGCTTGCCTTTCAGCTTGATCTCGCGGTCGCGTATGGCACTCCTGACGGCGGTGTCGCCGGCCAGGCCCTCCGGGTCAGCGATGGCTGCGTCGATCATCGAGTCGACAAACACCCTGGTGGAACGGGGGACAGCCTCCTCACCACCGATTGCTTTGTAGAAGCTGTCGCGATCGGCCGCCCAAACCTCGACCGACTCCGAATCCGAACTCATGAGGCCGACCCACTCATCGAGCGCTGCAGCGAGTCGATCCCTCAGATCCCGTGTATCCCAGCCGAGCTCTTGGCTCGCTCGCTCGGCCACAAGCAGGTTGTAGAGAAGCTGGGGCCCAAGGGTTGTCTCGGCAACGCACTTGGCGTGTCGAACCATCTCGGCTACTCGGGGCGGCAGCTTCGACGCTTCAACTTGCCACGGGTATTCGGCAAGCGCGGCCTCGCTGGCGAACGTTGTCGCCACTGCCAGCAACGAGTCTGGGTGGTGGTGCCGAATCTGGTCACCTATGAACCGGGCCTCGTCCGCCGTGAGCTCGAACGAAATGTCGGCGTCGAGAAAGTCGTCCGGTGGGTCGGGTACTGGTGCCCACAAGCCAAACGACGTCTCAATGGCTGCACCGTCGTCGTCGCGCTCGGGTCCACGAAGGGTCAGCGCAGAGAACGCCCGCCCAAACTCGTTGAGCGACATCTTCACCCGGCAGATGCCCCAGCTGCGCAGTCCACCCCAGTACGCCTCGCTGGGCATTCGGCTCAGGTTGTGCCGCACGGTGTAGCCCTGGATTCCG encodes the following:
- a CDS encoding DUF6361 family protein, with the protein product MTVADYRPQSSLGWLDFDAAASERVGTLLRALDEPGTLDPIGLGPVRDALSQILAPGVSTIQTRLRYFVFLPWIFQRLAEERTTPARFAARLRDHEVRLIDCLHHLGPNHGIQGYTVRHNLSRMPSEAYWGGLRSWGICRVKMSLNEFGRAFSALTLRGPERDDDGAAIETSFGLWAPVPDPPDDFLDADISFELTADEARFIGDQIRHHHPDSLLAVATTFASEAALAEYPWQVEASKLPPRVAEMVRHAKCVAETTLGPQLLYNLLVAERASQELGWDTRDLRDRLAAALDEWVGLMSSDSESVEVWAADRDSFYKAIGGEEAVPRSTRVFVDSMIDAAIADPEGLAGDTAVRSAIRDREIKLKGKRARLGPRSAIETWNGEPFGGMLTFRWPTCVGYLEDLGAVEGL